In Rhodothermus marinus DSM 4252, a single genomic region encodes these proteins:
- a CDS encoding DUF6515 family protein → MRMLKSLFALLLIGMLSSGLSPNAAQAHPKRVVKVLPRGHVVVHAGKVRYHYHAGVFYRPVRGGFVVVRAPVGAIVPVLPVGYRVVHVHGRVYYCHNGVYYRPIWHRGRRAYLVVDLHLDL, encoded by the coding sequence ATGCGTATGCTGAAGTCGTTGTTTGCCCTGCTGCTGATCGGTATGCTGAGCTCTGGCCTGAGCCCGAACGCCGCACAGGCGCACCCGAAACGGGTGGTCAAAGTGCTGCCCCGTGGTCACGTGGTGGTGCATGCCGGCAAGGTGCGCTATCACTACCACGCGGGTGTCTTCTACCGGCCGGTACGGGGCGGCTTCGTGGTGGTGCGGGCCCCCGTCGGTGCGATCGTGCCGGTGCTGCCGGTCGGCTACCGCGTGGTGCACGTGCACGGCCGCGTGTACTACTGCCACAACGGCGTCTACTATCGCCCGATCTGGCATCGTGGCCGTCGCGCCTACCTGGTGGTCGATCTGCACCTGGACCTGTAG